One genomic region from Haloterrigena gelatinilytica encodes:
- a CDS encoding SPW repeat domain-containing protein, with translation MSDTPTDTNRDSTAAERADHRNTLNTDTMQWLSALVAIIGLYVVASPFIFEATDQAIWNDTLVGTGIFLLAGYNFVRLSRDRLASVGVASLAVLLGLWLLVSPAVIEMGSSTLATGTAASGLAIAVLSAYNAYANNKADAPDRVGARA, from the coding sequence ATGAGCGACACACCGACCGATACGAACCGAGACAGTACCGCAGCCGAGCGAGCGGACCACCGAAACACCCTCAACACGGACACGATGCAGTGGCTGAGCGCCCTCGTCGCGATCATCGGGCTCTACGTCGTCGCCTCGCCGTTCATCTTCGAGGCGACGGACCAGGCGATCTGGAACGACACGCTCGTCGGGACGGGGATCTTCCTGCTGGCGGGCTATAACTTCGTCCGCCTCTCGCGGGATCGGCTGGCGAGCGTCGGAGTCGCGTCGCTGGCCGTCCTGCTCGGCCTCTGGCTGCTCGTCTCGCCCGCCGTGATCGAGATGGGGAGCAGTACGCTGGCGACCGGGACCGCGGCCTCCGGGCTGGCCATCGCCGTCCTCTCGGCGTACAACGCGTACGCGAACAACAAGGCTGACGCACCCGACCGAGTCGGCGCGCGTGCCTGA
- the nth gene encoding endonuclease III yields the protein MGTPLESREAQAEEVVDRLEEAYPDSTISLRYSNRLELLIAVILSAQCTDERVNKETEHLFEKYDGAEDYANAPEDELAEDLNSITYYNSKAGYIKSSCETILEEHDGEVPDTMDELTALSGVGRKTANVVLQHGHDVVEGIVVDTHVQRLSRRLGLTEEERPEAIERDLMGIVPEGYWQQFTHLCIDHGRATCTARNPDCSDCVLADICPSEKGDSEIDLASGEPW from the coding sequence ATGGGAACCCCACTCGAGAGCCGCGAGGCGCAGGCCGAAGAGGTCGTCGACCGCCTCGAGGAGGCGTATCCGGACTCGACGATCTCGCTGCGGTACTCGAACCGACTGGAGTTGCTGATCGCGGTGATCCTCTCGGCGCAGTGTACCGACGAGCGCGTCAACAAGGAGACGGAGCACCTCTTCGAAAAGTACGACGGCGCCGAGGACTACGCCAACGCGCCGGAAGACGAACTCGCGGAGGACCTGAACTCGATCACCTACTACAACAGCAAGGCGGGCTACATCAAGAGCTCCTGCGAGACGATCCTCGAGGAGCACGACGGCGAGGTGCCGGACACGATGGACGAGCTGACGGCGCTGTCGGGCGTCGGCCGGAAGACGGCCAACGTCGTGCTCCAGCACGGCCACGACGTCGTCGAGGGAATCGTCGTCGACACGCACGTCCAGCGGCTCTCCCGCCGGCTCGGCCTGACCGAGGAGGAGCGCCCCGAGGCGATCGAGCGGGACCTGATGGGAATTGTCCCCGAGGGCTACTGGCAGCAGTTCACCCACCTCTGTATCGACCACGGCCGCGCGACCTGCACCGCCCGCAACCCCGACTGCAGCGACTGCGTGCTGGCCGATATCTGTCCCTCCGAGAAGGGCGATAGCGAGATCGACCTCGCCTCGGGCGAGCCGTGGTGA
- the mvaD gene encoding phosphomevalonate decarboxylase MvaD, protein MKATAMAHPIQGLVKYHGMRDEIERLPYHDSISLCTAPSHTRTTVEFSMDYEEDTFVVDGEELDGRAYERVEAVVEKARSKSDAAHTVYPVRLESENSFPSNVGLGSSSSGFAAAAMALAEAAELDASRQEISTIARVGSASAARAVTGAFSQLHTGLNDEDCRSRRIPSDLHEDLKIVVGLVPYHKETEDAHEEAADSHMFQARNAHIHGQIAEMRDALRNNEFDRAFELAEQDSLSLAATTMTGPSGWVYWQPATLKIFNTVRELREEEDIPVYFSTDTGASVYVNTTEEHVDEVEEAVSDCGVSTTVWDVGGPAKLLDEEKHLF, encoded by the coding sequence ATGAAAGCCACCGCCATGGCCCACCCGATTCAGGGGTTGGTCAAGTATCACGGGATGCGAGACGAAATCGAGCGGCTCCCGTATCACGACAGTATCAGCCTCTGTACGGCGCCCAGCCACACTCGAACGACCGTCGAGTTCTCGATGGACTACGAGGAGGACACCTTCGTCGTCGACGGCGAGGAACTCGACGGCCGGGCCTACGAGCGCGTCGAGGCCGTCGTCGAGAAGGCTCGTTCGAAGTCCGACGCGGCCCACACCGTCTACCCGGTTCGCCTCGAGAGCGAGAACAGCTTCCCCTCTAACGTCGGTCTGGGCTCCTCTTCTTCGGGCTTCGCCGCTGCCGCGATGGCGCTGGCCGAGGCCGCCGAACTCGACGCTTCGCGCCAGGAGATTTCGACGATCGCCCGCGTCGGCTCCGCGTCGGCCGCCCGCGCGGTCACCGGCGCGTTCTCGCAGCTGCACACGGGTCTGAACGACGAGGACTGTCGCTCGCGGCGCATTCCGAGCGACCTCCACGAGGACCTGAAGATCGTCGTCGGCCTCGTTCCCTACCACAAGGAGACCGAGGACGCCCACGAGGAGGCCGCCGACAGCCACATGTTCCAGGCTCGCAACGCCCACATCCACGGCCAGATCGCCGAGATGCGCGACGCCCTGCGGAACAACGAGTTCGACCGCGCCTTCGAACTCGCCGAACAGGACTCCCTCTCGCTGGCCGCGACGACGATGACCGGCCCGTCCGGGTGGGTCTACTGGCAGCCCGCCACCCTGAAGATCTTCAATACAGTGCGGGAGCTCCGCGAGGAGGAGGATATCCCCGTCTACTTCTCGACGGACACCGGCGCCAGCGTCTACGTCAACACCACCGAAGAACACGTCGACGAAGTCGAAGAGGCCGTCTCGGACTGCGGCGTCTCCACCACCGTCTGGGACGTCGGCGGGCCCGCGAAGCTGCTGGACGAGGAAAAGCACCTGTTCTAG
- a CDS encoding Lrp/AsnC family transcriptional regulator — protein sequence MVDLDRDDLAILHVLQDDARNATTEEIGAEVGLAASTVASRINDLEDRGVVTGYRPAIDYEKAGFEQRTLLVGTITDEDDEAAIVGDVSEVENVVSVRRLLADETDLHVELLTDTQQRVEEATDELHELGVEIVRTNVIVEERTRPFDQFGKKYTTDG from the coding sequence ATGGTCGACCTCGACAGAGACGATCTGGCGATCCTTCACGTCCTGCAGGACGACGCCCGGAACGCGACGACCGAAGAGATCGGCGCGGAAGTCGGCCTCGCGGCGAGCACCGTCGCGTCGCGGATCAACGACCTCGAGGACCGCGGCGTCGTCACGGGGTATCGGCCCGCGATCGATTACGAGAAAGCCGGATTCGAACAGCGAACGCTGCTCGTCGGCACGATCACCGACGAAGACGACGAGGCGGCGATCGTCGGGGACGTAAGCGAGGTGGAGAACGTCGTCAGCGTCAGGCGGTTGCTGGCCGACGAGACCGACCTCCACGTCGAACTCCTGACCGACACCCAGCAGCGGGTGGAGGAAGCCACCGACGAACTCCACGAACTCGGCGTCGAAATCGTGCGGACGAACGTTATCGTCGAGGAGCGTACGCGGCCGTTCGACCAATTCGGGAAGAAGTATACGACCGACGGCTGA
- a CDS encoding HalOD1 output domain-containing protein yields the protein MSDQVGSPDDRRPPSERVVEAVAAASGTSPLDFEPTLYDAVDPEALDSLVRSGSDELRIRFRYGDRSVLITGNGRVDVSAPSEDDPSSEWIIFDE from the coding sequence ATGTCTGATCAAGTTGGTTCTCCCGACGACCGTCGTCCGCCGAGCGAGAGAGTCGTCGAAGCGGTCGCGGCCGCGTCCGGGACGTCGCCGCTGGATTTCGAACCGACGCTCTACGACGCAGTCGACCCCGAGGCGCTCGATTCGCTCGTTCGATCCGGGTCGGACGAACTCCGGATCCGATTCCGATACGGCGACCGTTCCGTCCTCATTACCGGAAACGGCCGCGTCGACGTCTCGGCGCCGAGCGAGGACGATCCCTCGAGCGAGTGGATTATCTTCGACGAGTGA
- a CDS encoding NAD(P)/FAD-dependent oxidoreductase has product MHVVVCGAGYAGLTLTKRLESSLPSDVDLTLVDESPDHLVQHELHRVIRRPGVANEIRLSLPGALERATVRVARVEAIDGDERVVSLSDGRLEYDIAAICLGARTAYYGLEGVSEHGIPLKRLPHARRIRKRAREALRADDGGRIVVGGAGLSGVQVAGELAALAREEYGSASIALLEQRARVAPGFPADFGDAVARALEDSGIEIRTGTAVTGADADGVRLESGERVPFDLFVWTGGIRGADALEGERPTVKADLRLDDRTFALGDAARVVDADREAVPASAQAAVREARTAAENIERLVEARRDGVETFDPDLESFRFESPGWVVSVGDDAVATVGSRVLTGRAAKALKASVGVGYLSDVGDAGSAGRFAYREFVPERFRRDR; this is encoded by the coding sequence ATGCACGTCGTCGTCTGCGGCGCGGGCTACGCGGGGCTGACCCTGACGAAGCGACTCGAGTCGTCGCTTCCGTCCGACGTCGACCTCACGCTGGTCGACGAGTCGCCGGACCACCTCGTCCAGCACGAACTCCACCGGGTGATCCGCCGGCCCGGCGTGGCCAACGAGATTCGGCTCTCGCTGCCCGGCGCCTTAGAGCGGGCGACGGTTCGCGTCGCGCGCGTCGAGGCGATCGACGGGGACGAACGCGTCGTGTCGCTCTCGGACGGTCGCCTCGAGTACGATATCGCGGCGATCTGTCTCGGCGCGCGGACGGCGTACTACGGGCTCGAGGGGGTGTCTGAACACGGAATTCCGCTGAAGCGGCTCCCGCACGCGCGCCGGATCCGAAAGCGAGCCCGCGAAGCGCTGCGGGCGGACGACGGTGGTCGAATCGTCGTCGGCGGAGCCGGCCTCTCCGGCGTGCAGGTCGCGGGCGAACTCGCCGCGCTGGCTCGCGAGGAGTACGGCTCGGCGTCGATCGCGCTCCTCGAGCAGCGGGCGCGGGTCGCGCCGGGCTTCCCTGCCGACTTCGGGGATGCAGTCGCACGCGCGCTCGAGGACTCCGGAATCGAGATCCGAACGGGGACGGCCGTCACCGGAGCCGACGCGGACGGCGTTCGACTCGAGTCGGGCGAGCGAGTTCCGTTCGATCTGTTCGTCTGGACCGGCGGCATTCGCGGCGCGGACGCCCTCGAGGGCGAGCGGCCGACCGTCAAAGCGGACCTGCGACTCGACGATCGGACGTTCGCCCTCGGTGACGCCGCGCGGGTCGTCGACGCCGACCGGGAGGCGGTGCCGGCGAGCGCGCAGGCGGCCGTCCGCGAGGCTCGGACGGCGGCCGAGAACATCGAACGGCTCGTCGAGGCCCGTCGTGACGGCGTCGAGACGTTCGACCCCGACCTCGAGTCGTTCCGGTTCGAGTCGCCGGGCTGGGTCGTCAGCGTCGGCGACGACGCCGTCGCGACGGTCGGCTCGCGGGTCCTCACGGGACGGGCGGCGAAGGCGCTGAAGGCGAGCGTCGGCGTCGGCTACCTCTCAGACGTCGGCGACGCCGGCAGCGCCGGACGGTTCGCCTATCGGGAATTCGTTCCGGAACGGTTCCGGCGGGACCGGTGA
- a CDS encoding zinc-dependent alcohol dehydrogenase family protein encodes MRAYEVQTATSDYEGVVQVDRERPEPGADEALVRLRAASLNYRDLAIANADLAYPGASLPVVPLSDGAGEVVAVGDDVDRLAEGDRVATPFAPDWIAGEGTREKMARTTGGNVDGALAEYAVFPAESLAVLPDHLSYEQGATLSCAGLTAWRALVEDGDLTAGETVLALGTGGVSTFALQFATLQGADVFVTSSSDEKLEVARDLGAEWTLNYEETPDWGEAVRERTDGGVDHVIEVGGPGTLERSLEAAAVNGHVHLIGVLSGQDGRVHPGPMLHKALTVEGVMGVGSRAMFDRMNRAMAAAEMEPVIDRTFDFDEVREAYRYVEAGEHQGKVVISLE; translated from the coding sequence ATGCGAGCCTACGAAGTCCAGACCGCCACGAGCGATTACGAGGGAGTCGTGCAGGTCGACCGCGAGCGCCCCGAACCGGGCGCCGACGAGGCGCTCGTCCGCCTCCGGGCGGCCTCGCTCAACTACCGCGATCTGGCGATCGCGAACGCCGACCTCGCCTATCCGGGCGCCTCGCTTCCGGTCGTCCCGCTTTCCGACGGCGCCGGCGAGGTCGTCGCGGTCGGTGACGACGTCGATCGCCTCGCCGAGGGCGACCGCGTCGCGACGCCCTTCGCGCCCGACTGGATCGCGGGGGAGGGCACGCGCGAGAAGATGGCCCGAACCACCGGCGGCAACGTCGACGGCGCGCTCGCCGAGTACGCCGTCTTCCCGGCCGAGAGCCTCGCCGTCCTGCCCGACCACCTCTCTTACGAGCAGGGAGCGACGCTGTCGTGTGCCGGCCTCACGGCGTGGCGCGCGCTCGTCGAGGACGGCGACCTCACCGCCGGCGAGACCGTCCTCGCGCTCGGCACCGGCGGCGTCTCCACCTTCGCCCTTCAGTTCGCGACGCTGCAGGGCGCCGACGTCTTCGTCACCTCCTCGAGCGACGAGAAACTCGAGGTCGCCCGCGACCTGGGCGCCGAGTGGACGCTCAACTACGAGGAGACGCCCGACTGGGGCGAGGCCGTCCGCGAGCGAACGGACGGCGGCGTCGACCACGTGATCGAGGTCGGCGGTCCCGGTACGCTCGAGCGCTCGCTCGAGGCCGCGGCGGTCAACGGCCACGTCCACCTCATCGGCGTTCTCAGCGGCCAGGACGGACGGGTCCATCCCGGACCGATGCTCCACAAAGCGCTGACCGTCGAAGGCGTGATGGGGGTCGGCAGCCGCGCGATGTTCGATCGGATGAACCGCGCGATGGCCGCCGCGGAGATGGAGCCGGTGATCGACCGCACTTTCGACTTCGACGAGGTCCGCGAGGCCTACCGGTACGTAGAGGCCGGCGAGCACCAGGGCAAGGTCGTGATCTCGCTCGAGTAA
- a CDS encoding MEDS domain-containing protein → MSDEVERTDRRRASDREPRLEAPDQGSAFRGPVGSTDGRTRSHDHLALLYESRDEQFDAVIPFVRRGLEDGERCLYLADETGRDEICDALRDAGVDVDEALESDALVLSDAEDAYLRDGSFDLEASLELLETFVAESTVDFEGARVTAEETWLLRAIEDADEFVALEARMNDRLRGENCTLLCQYDRERFPAPVLEDVIKTHPYLVSGGTVSENFYYTPPETFFDGEKPAATVDRMIRTVHERTDAKTAVREHRTYLRELYETTADADLSFEERVERLLELGCERFDLRGGALAHLPTWDDNFRAEVTVGPDMGDLEGELPIQPTDGNFCRKAIDWDEPTAVPDVVAAGWDDDPVFEEFGFATYFGIRVTAGTEPYGTFWFYDTEPRDRPFTDAERTFLELMGQWISTELERRRREEFLRTSYEITSDPDLAFAEKIERLLEHGREWFGCDVGYFTAVEAETDRFEIVEAVGSHDRIRTGGGGSLSGTYCKKVVDAGESLGVHDAADAGWEGDPAYDTYGLDAFLGTTLEVDGEQYGTLCFGSETPREGPFSETEYTFIDLISQWVSTELERRRDERTQRELYEITADPDRSFDQQLQAVLDLGCERFDMELGGVAMVDPAADRFEVETTNGDHEYLTPGEPYPLSQTYCEAPIDEEGTRTITDPVETGFDGKLCYERFGVRAYLGTHLEIEGSPDRTFWFVSTEPREEFSEAERTLHHLMGQWVKYELDRRQYERDLEETVDRLQQSNDRLKQFAYAASHDLQEPLRMVSSYLQLLENRYKDDLDGEAREFIDFAVDGADRMREMIDDLLAFSRVEHADGEFEPVDCTEVLDRVQDDLQLRIAENDVEILVDSLPTVRADGDQLEQLFSNLVSNGIKYNESAVPRVEVSAADRDDRWEFAVADNGIGIDPEKTDRIFEVFKRLHHDDEYPGTGIGLSLCQEIADNHGGDIRVESEPGAGSTFYITLPKRNLE, encoded by the coding sequence ATGAGCGACGAGGTCGAACGAACCGACCGGCGACGCGCTTCGGATCGGGAACCGAGACTCGAGGCGCCGGATCAGGGGTCCGCGTTTCGCGGGCCGGTCGGGTCGACTGACGGTCGCACCCGCTCGCACGACCACCTCGCGCTGCTCTACGAGAGCCGCGACGAGCAGTTCGACGCCGTGATTCCGTTCGTCCGGCGTGGACTCGAGGACGGCGAGCGGTGTCTGTACCTCGCCGACGAGACCGGCCGGGACGAGATCTGCGACGCGCTTCGCGACGCCGGCGTCGACGTCGACGAGGCGCTGGAATCCGACGCGCTGGTGCTCTCCGACGCCGAAGACGCCTATCTGCGGGACGGCTCGTTCGATCTCGAGGCGTCGCTGGAGCTGCTCGAGACGTTCGTCGCGGAGTCGACCGTCGATTTCGAGGGGGCGCGGGTGACCGCCGAGGAGACGTGGCTGTTGCGAGCGATCGAGGACGCCGACGAGTTCGTGGCGCTGGAAGCGCGGATGAACGACCGTCTCCGCGGCGAGAACTGTACCCTTCTCTGTCAGTACGACCGCGAGCGGTTCCCCGCGCCCGTCCTCGAAGACGTCATCAAGACGCACCCCTATCTCGTCTCCGGCGGGACGGTTTCGGAGAATTTCTACTACACGCCCCCCGAGACGTTCTTCGACGGCGAGAAGCCGGCGGCGACGGTCGACCGGATGATCCGGACCGTACACGAGCGCACCGACGCGAAGACGGCGGTCCGCGAGCACCGGACCTACCTCCGCGAACTCTACGAGACGACGGCCGACGCCGATCTCTCCTTCGAAGAACGGGTCGAGCGACTGCTGGAACTGGGCTGCGAGCGGTTCGACCTCAGGGGCGGCGCGCTGGCTCACCTCCCGACCTGGGACGACAACTTCCGGGCGGAAGTGACGGTCGGCCCCGACATGGGCGACCTCGAGGGGGAGTTACCGATCCAGCCCACCGACGGGAACTTCTGCCGGAAGGCCATCGACTGGGACGAGCCGACCGCCGTTCCCGACGTCGTCGCCGCCGGCTGGGACGACGACCCCGTCTTCGAGGAGTTCGGTTTCGCGACCTACTTCGGCATCCGCGTCACCGCCGGCACCGAACCCTACGGCACGTTCTGGTTCTACGATACGGAGCCGCGCGACCGGCCGTTTACCGACGCCGAGCGGACGTTCCTCGAGTTGATGGGCCAGTGGATCAGCACCGAACTCGAGCGCCGCCGGCGCGAGGAGTTTCTCCGCACGAGCTACGAGATCACGTCGGATCCCGACCTCGCCTTCGCGGAGAAGATCGAGCGACTGCTCGAGCACGGCCGCGAGTGGTTCGGCTGCGACGTCGGCTACTTCACCGCCGTCGAGGCCGAGACCGATCGCTTCGAGATCGTCGAGGCGGTCGGCTCCCACGACCGGATCCGGACGGGCGGCGGTGGTTCGCTGTCGGGAACGTACTGCAAGAAGGTCGTCGACGCGGGCGAATCGCTGGGCGTCCACGACGCCGCCGACGCGGGCTGGGAGGGCGATCCCGCCTACGACACGTACGGGCTCGACGCCTTCCTCGGGACGACGCTGGAGGTCGACGGCGAACAGTACGGAACGCTGTGTTTCGGATCGGAAACGCCCCGAGAGGGGCCGTTCTCCGAGACGGAGTACACGTTCATCGACCTCATCAGCCAGTGGGTCAGCACCGAACTCGAGCGCCGGCGGGACGAGCGAACCCAGCGGGAACTGTACGAGATCACCGCCGATCCGGACCGATCGTTCGACCAGCAGCTCCAGGCGGTCCTGGACCTGGGCTGTGAGCGGTTCGACATGGAACTGGGCGGGGTCGCGATGGTCGACCCGGCGGCCGATCGGTTCGAGGTCGAGACCACGAACGGCGATCACGAGTACCTCACGCCGGGCGAGCCGTACCCCCTCTCCCAGACGTACTGCGAGGCGCCAATCGACGAGGAGGGAACCCGTACGATCACCGATCCCGTCGAGACGGGATTCGACGGCAAACTGTGCTACGAGCGCTTCGGCGTCCGGGCGTATCTCGGCACCCACCTCGAGATCGAGGGGAGCCCCGACCGGACCTTCTGGTTCGTCTCGACCGAGCCCCGCGAGGAGTTCTCGGAGGCCGAACGCACGTTACACCACCTGATGGGACAGTGGGTGAAGTACGAACTCGACCGCCGGCAGTACGAACGGGACTTAGAGGAGACGGTCGATCGGCTCCAACAGTCCAACGATCGGCTCAAGCAGTTCGCCTACGCCGCCTCCCACGACCTCCAGGAGCCCCTGCGGATGGTCTCGAGCTACCTGCAACTGCTCGAGAACCGGTACAAGGACGACCTCGACGGCGAGGCCCGGGAGTTCATCGACTTCGCGGTCGACGGCGCCGACCGCATGCGCGAGATGATCGACGATCTGCTGGCCTTCTCGCGGGTCGAACACGCCGACGGCGAGTTCGAGCCGGTCGACTGTACCGAAGTGTTGGATCGCGTCCAGGACGACCTGCAGCTACGGATCGCGGAGAACGACGTCGAGATCCTCGTCGACTCGCTGCCGACGGTCCGCGCCGACGGCGACCAACTCGAGCAACTGTTCAGCAACCTCGTTTCGAACGGGATCAAGTACAACGAGAGCGCGGTCCCCCGGGTCGAGGTGAGCGCCGCGGACCGGGACGACCGCTGGGAGTTCGCGGTCGCCGACAACGGAATCGGCATCGATCCGGAGAAGACCGATCGCATCTTCGAGGTGTTCAAGCGCCTCCACCACGACGACGAGTATCCGGGCACCGGGATCGGCCTCTCGCTGTGCCAGGAGATCGCCGACAATCACGGCGGCGATATCCGCGTCGAGTCCGAACCCGGCGCGGGGTCGACGTTCTACATCACGCTCCCGAAACGGAACCTCGAGTGA
- the fen gene encoding flap endonuclease-1, whose translation MGNAALRDIAVIEELPFSEIEGVVAVDAHNWLYRYLTTTVKWTDSDVYTTSDGTEVANLVGIVQGLPKFFENDITPVMVFDGGPSELKEDEIESRRDQRRTYEEQLEVAREEGDQVAVAQLESRTQRLTPTIQETSRELLRRLDVPIVEAPAEGEAQAAHMVRRGDADYVGSEDYDALLFGSPLTLRQLTSKGDPELMDLEATLEHHDLTLEQLIDAAILIGTDFNEGVSGIGPKTAIKAITEHGDLWSVLEERGAHIEYGDRVRQLFRDPDVTDDYEFDTDLDPDLEAAREFVCEEWRVAEDEVERGFERIEESVTQTGLDRWT comes from the coding sequence ATGGGAAACGCAGCACTCCGCGACATCGCCGTCATCGAGGAGCTCCCCTTCTCCGAGATCGAGGGCGTCGTCGCCGTCGACGCTCACAACTGGCTCTACCGCTATCTGACGACGACGGTCAAGTGGACGGACAGCGACGTGTACACGACGTCCGACGGCACCGAGGTCGCCAACCTCGTCGGCATCGTCCAGGGGCTGCCCAAGTTCTTCGAGAACGACATCACGCCGGTGATGGTCTTCGACGGCGGCCCCTCCGAGCTCAAGGAAGACGAGATCGAGTCCCGCCGCGACCAGCGTCGCACCTACGAGGAGCAACTCGAGGTCGCCCGCGAGGAGGGCGATCAGGTCGCCGTCGCGCAACTCGAGTCCCGAACCCAGCGGCTGACGCCGACGATCCAGGAGACCAGCCGCGAACTGCTCCGACGGCTCGACGTGCCGATCGTCGAGGCGCCCGCGGAGGGGGAGGCTCAGGCGGCCCACATGGTTCGCCGCGGCGACGCCGACTACGTGGGGTCGGAGGACTACGACGCCCTGCTGTTCGGCTCCCCGCTCACGCTGCGCCAACTGACGAGCAAGGGCGATCCCGAACTGATGGATCTCGAGGCGACCCTCGAGCACCACGACCTCACCCTAGAACAGCTAATCGACGCGGCGATCCTCATCGGGACGGACTTCAACGAGGGCGTCTCGGGGATCGGCCCGAAGACCGCTATCAAAGCCATCACCGAGCACGGCGACCTCTGGAGCGTCCTCGAAGAGCGAGGCGCCCACATCGAGTACGGCGATCGGGTCAGACAGCTGTTCCGCGACCCCGACGTGACCGACGACTACGAGTTCGACACCGACCTCGATCCGGACCTCGAGGCCGCCCGCGAGTTCGTCTGCGAGGAGTGGCGCGTCGCGGAAGACGAGGTCGAGCGCGGCTTCGAGCGCATCGAGGAGAGCGTCACGCAGACGGGGTTGGATCGCTGGACCTGA